The Saccharopolyspora gloriosae genome has a segment encoding these proteins:
- a CDS encoding CGNR zinc finger domain-containing protein gives MEALLDLLNSRPLINGDEHDELGDSVAGRRWAREHGGDGSLAELALLREARDALRDVVIGERSPDALSPLLDGVHQLPEFTSDGLRWTVEAPPHARLAVEMVLAWATVQERLPGRLRPCANGDCRLFLLDRSRANRARWCSMSVCGNREKARRHYQRTR, from the coding sequence ATGGAAGCGCTGCTGGACCTGCTCAACAGCAGGCCGCTGATCAACGGTGACGAACACGACGAGCTCGGCGACTCGGTCGCGGGCAGGCGCTGGGCTCGGGAGCACGGTGGCGACGGCAGCCTCGCGGAACTGGCGCTGCTGCGCGAGGCGCGCGACGCGCTGCGAGACGTGGTGATCGGCGAACGCTCGCCGGACGCGTTGAGCCCACTGCTCGACGGAGTCCACCAGCTCCCGGAGTTCACTTCGGACGGTCTTCGGTGGACCGTCGAAGCTCCCCCGCACGCGCGGCTCGCCGTCGAGATGGTCCTCGCCTGGGCCACCGTCCAGGAGCGGCTACCGGGCCGGCTCCGCCCTTGCGCCAACGGAGACTGCCGACTGTTCCTGCTCGACCGCAGCCGGGCCAACCGCGCTCGCTGGTGTTCGATGTCCGTCTGCGGCAACCGCGAAAAGGCCCGCCGCCACTACCAGCGCACCCGCTGA
- a CDS encoding NAD(P)H-binding protein, with protein sequence MSEQSILVTGATGKSGSRVARQLRARGLPVRAAARSGEHVFDWTDESTWDAALEGARSAYIVQLDGTKLVRPFVERAVRHGVQRIVLASGRGIDDPDYATDSSGVLDGILDSEAAVRESGLEWTISRPGWFAQNFSEGFFGDAIRAGELRLPGGDGAVSFIDAEDIAAVVVAALTEDGHSGQIYELSGPRALTLAEAVATISEAIGGEVRYVPISAEQYVAELVEQGLPPADAEAFAHVIEPLRDGTDEYLSDGVQRALGREPRSFAEFAKATAAAGGWTA encoded by the coding sequence ATGTCTGAACAATCGATTTTGGTCACCGGGGCGACCGGTAAGTCCGGCAGCCGCGTCGCCCGTCAACTGCGAGCCAGGGGATTGCCGGTTCGCGCGGCGGCCCGAAGCGGCGAGCACGTCTTCGACTGGACCGACGAAAGCACCTGGGACGCGGCTCTGGAGGGTGCTCGGTCCGCCTACATCGTGCAGCTCGACGGCACGAAGCTCGTCCGTCCGTTCGTCGAGCGGGCGGTGCGGCACGGGGTGCAGCGGATCGTGCTGGCATCGGGTCGCGGGATCGACGATCCGGATTACGCCACGGACAGCAGTGGTGTCCTGGACGGCATCCTCGACAGCGAGGCCGCCGTGCGGGAGAGCGGTCTCGAGTGGACGATCAGCAGGCCGGGCTGGTTCGCGCAGAACTTCAGCGAGGGCTTCTTCGGTGATGCCATCCGCGCCGGTGAACTGCGGCTTCCCGGTGGCGATGGGGCCGTCAGCTTCATCGATGCCGAGGACATCGCCGCGGTCGTGGTCGCCGCGCTGACCGAGGACGGGCACTCGGGCCAGATCTACGAGTTGTCGGGTCCTCGGGCGCTGACGCTGGCCGAGGCGGTGGCCACGATCTCCGAGGCCATCGGCGGCGAAGTCCGCTACGTGCCGATCTCCGCCGAGCAGTACGTCGCGGAACTCGTCGAGCAGGGGCTGCCGCCGGCCGACGCCGAAGCCTTCGCGCACGTGATCGAGCCGCTCCGGGACGGGACCGACGAATACCTCTCGGACGGCGTGCAGCGTGCGTTGGGGCGCGAGCCGCGCAGCTTCGCCGAATTCGCCAAGGCGACCGCAGCCGCAGGCGGCTGGACGGCCTGA
- a CDS encoding alpha/beta fold hydrolase — MSSVRHRTATVDGHEIFYREAGPADAPAIVLLHGYPTSSFMFRELIPLLAADYHVIAPDHLGFGHSAAPGVDEFDYTFDALARLTSGLLDQLGLDRCALYVQDYGAPIGWRLALEHPERISAIVTQNGNGYEDGFVDSFWSDVWAYAANPGPDTEPAVRAALSLEAIRWQYLHGVPDPSVVSPDTWQHDVALISREGNDEVQLALFRDYANNRPLYPRLHEFLRTHQVPVLAVWGRNDEIFGPAGARAFARDAADAEVHLINGGHFLLESHLDVVTGYLRGFLGRVLG; from the coding sequence ATGAGCTCAGTGCGCCACCGGACCGCCACCGTCGACGGCCACGAGATCTTCTACCGCGAAGCCGGCCCCGCCGACGCTCCCGCGATCGTCCTGCTGCACGGCTATCCGACGAGCTCGTTCATGTTCCGCGAGCTCATCCCGCTGCTGGCCGCCGACTACCACGTCATCGCGCCGGACCACCTCGGCTTCGGCCATTCCGCAGCCCCCGGCGTTGACGAGTTCGACTACACCTTCGACGCCCTGGCCCGGCTCACCTCCGGTCTGCTCGACCAGCTGGGCCTGGATCGCTGCGCCCTCTACGTCCAGGACTACGGCGCCCCCATCGGCTGGCGGCTCGCGCTGGAACACCCCGAGCGGATCTCCGCGATCGTCACGCAGAACGGCAACGGCTACGAAGACGGATTCGTCGACTCGTTCTGGTCCGACGTCTGGGCGTACGCGGCGAACCCCGGCCCCGACACCGAACCCGCCGTCCGCGCCGCGCTGAGCCTGGAGGCGATCCGCTGGCAGTACCTGCACGGTGTTCCCGACCCGAGCGTGGTCAGCCCGGACACCTGGCAGCACGACGTCGCCCTCATTTCCCGCGAAGGCAACGACGAAGTCCAGCTGGCGCTGTTCCGCGACTACGCGAACAACCGCCCGCTCTACCCGCGCCTGCACGAATTCCTGCGCACCCACCAGGTTCCGGTGCTCGCGGTGTGGGGCCGCAACGACGAGATCTTCGGCCCGGCGGGTGCGCGAGCCTTCGCCCGCGACGCCGCGGACGCGGAAGTGCACCTGATCAACGGCGGCCACTTCCTGCTGGAGAGCCACCTGGACGTCGTCACGGGTTACCTGCGCGGCTTCCTCGGCCGAGTGCTGGGCTAG
- a CDS encoding AraC family transcriptional regulator: protein MDAVSELLAEVRARGAVFRQTIMRPPWSLRMASGAPLTLATMLSGHAWIVPDQHEPVLIEVGDIAVIRGDVPYAVANDPATTPSLVVTSADYCSTVEGIEHASGAAPSCGTPADGDAVLLSGAFERRGELSERLLQALPAVLVVPAADSHSPSVEMVTEEVARDRPGQQLVLDRLLDLMLISALRSWFDNPAADAPAWCRALDEPVVGAALRLLHDTPAHPWTVAELAAKVGISRAALARRFTALVGEPPMAYLTSWRITLAADLLRETDHTVDTIARKVGYANAFALSVAFKRLRGMRPSDHRNPVDDQLAG from the coding sequence ATGGATGCGGTCTCGGAGCTGTTGGCGGAGGTACGGGCGCGCGGCGCCGTCTTCCGGCAGACGATCATGCGGCCCCCGTGGTCCCTGCGCATGGCCAGCGGTGCCCCGCTGACGCTGGCCACGATGCTCAGCGGCCATGCCTGGATCGTTCCCGACCAGCACGAGCCGGTGCTCATCGAGGTCGGCGACATCGCGGTCATCCGGGGCGACGTGCCCTACGCGGTGGCCAATGATCCCGCCACCACACCCTCGCTGGTGGTGACCAGCGCCGACTACTGCTCGACGGTCGAGGGCATCGAGCACGCCTCCGGGGCCGCGCCGAGCTGCGGAACGCCTGCCGACGGGGACGCCGTGCTGCTCAGCGGGGCGTTCGAGCGCCGGGGCGAGCTCAGCGAGCGACTGCTGCAGGCATTGCCCGCCGTGCTGGTGGTGCCTGCCGCCGACAGCCACTCGCCCTCGGTGGAGATGGTGACCGAAGAGGTCGCCAGGGACCGGCCGGGACAACAGCTCGTGCTGGACCGGCTGCTGGACCTGATGCTGATCTCCGCGCTGCGCAGCTGGTTCGACAACCCGGCCGCCGATGCTCCCGCCTGGTGCCGCGCGCTGGACGAACCGGTGGTGGGTGCCGCGCTGCGGCTGCTGCACGACACGCCCGCCCACCCGTGGACGGTGGCGGAGCTGGCCGCCAAGGTGGGGATATCGCGCGCGGCGCTCGCTCGGCGGTTCACCGCGCTGGTCGGCGAACCGCCGATGGCCTACCTCACGAGCTGGCGGATCACCTTGGCCGCGGATCTGCTGCGGGAGACCGACCACACGGTGGACACGATCGCGCGGAAGGTGGGCTATGCCAACGCTTTCGCGCTGAGCGTGGCGTTCAAGCGGCTGCGCGGCATGCGGCCCAGCGATCACCGGAACCCGGTCGACGATCAGCTCGCGGGCTGA
- a CDS encoding PH domain-containing protein, producing the protein MGLFDGMMGNASNVDPRSAEKEYGRLLAQGESVHAAYQLIRDSFVFTDRRLILVDKQGMTGRKVEYHSIPYRSITHFSVETAGTFDLDAELKIWLSGGIEPIVKQFGKGVDVYEVQALMSTYAAR; encoded by the coding sequence GTGGGGCTTTTCGACGGGATGATGGGCAATGCGTCGAACGTTGATCCGCGTTCGGCGGAGAAGGAGTACGGGCGGCTGCTGGCGCAGGGGGAGTCGGTTCATGCCGCGTACCAGTTGATCCGGGACTCGTTCGTCTTCACCGATCGGCGCCTGATCCTGGTCGACAAGCAGGGCATGACCGGTCGCAAGGTCGAGTACCACTCGATTCCGTACCGCAGCATCACGCACTTCTCCGTCGAGACCGCCGGAACCTTCGACCTCGATGCGGAGTTGAAGATCTGGCTCTCCGGCGGCATCGAACCGATCGTGAAGCAGTTCGGCAAGGGCGTCGACGTGTACGAGGTCCAGGCGCTCATGAGCACCTACGCCGCTCGCTGA